A stretch of the Candidatus Saccharimonadales bacterium genome encodes the following:
- a CDS encoding MmcQ/YjbR family DNA-binding protein — MNHKIVEDYILSMPDTVREYPFGEGVAVYKVATRRGAEDAKMFALIAEDSDPLQLSLKCDPQLAVLLREKYETVMAGYHLNKKHWNTMILSGQVPVDEVQDLIRHSYVLVSGITELPEYVSKTPGRPKSK; from the coding sequence ATGAATCATAAAATCGTCGAAGATTATATATTGAGCATGCCGGATACGGTGCGAGAATATCCGTTTGGCGAGGGAGTTGCCGTTTATAAAGTTGCCACCCGGCGCGGAGCAGAAGACGCCAAAATGTTTGCACTGATTGCAGAGGATAGTGATCCGCTACAGCTGAGCCTGAAATGCGACCCGCAGTTGGCCGTACTACTGCGTGAAAAATACGAGACCGTCATGGCCGGCTATCACCTGAATAAAAAACATTGGAATACAATGATACTCAGCGGGCAAGTACCAGTGGATGAAGTCCAGGACCTGATCCGACATTCATATGTACTGGTGTCGGGGATAACCGAGCTTCCTGAATACGTCAGCAAAACACCTGGCCGTCCGAAATCGAAATAG
- a CDS encoding helix-turn-helix domain-containing protein: MENLLQQVGLNDVQAKTYLYLLKQGESAPPQIAKALDLTRSNAYKVLEKLFEMQLIARAEVRGKFVYKAEDPIALTGIVATERNRLLALEQGIRDSLQELRRDYEKSTGEKDVRSYHGNQVVASLYEHQTGLKQPIYFIKTRADIPVMGHETMSKLRSLPAKVGAQRYGITQDCLEASANPAIDRENNLTRTWIHNDDYTAPVEWTVSGHELMIVCFEHEASAIRVKNKVVARAFKELWQLLDRSIRKDPGYKKLPRQAKRKV; encoded by the coding sequence ATGGAAAACTTATTACAGCAGGTCGGTCTCAACGATGTTCAGGCCAAAACATATTTGTATCTTCTCAAACAGGGTGAGTCAGCCCCGCCGCAAATAGCCAAAGCATTGGACTTGACTCGTTCGAACGCTTACAAGGTGCTTGAAAAATTATTTGAGATGCAGCTGATTGCACGCGCTGAAGTCCGCGGAAAGTTTGTCTATAAGGCTGAAGATCCGATCGCGCTCACGGGTATCGTTGCCACCGAGCGCAACCGTTTGCTGGCACTTGAGCAAGGTATCCGCGACTCCCTGCAGGAGCTTCGCCGCGACTATGAAAAATCTACCGGCGAAAAGGATGTGCGCAGTTACCACGGCAACCAGGTCGTAGCTTCTTTGTACGAGCATCAAACGGGCCTGAAGCAGCCGATCTATTTTATAAAGACGCGGGCTGATATCCCGGTTATGGGACATGAAACTATGAGTAAATTACGCAGTCTTCCAGCCAAAGTCGGCGCGCAGCGCTACGGTATAACGCAGGACTGCCTTGAGGCTTCAGCCAATCCGGCCATTGACCGCGAGAACAATCTGACGCGAACCTGGATACATAACGATGACTACACCGCTCCCGTCGAATGGACAGTCAGCGGCCATGAACTAATGATTGTCTGCTTCGAACACGAAGCATCGGCAATCCGCGTCAAAAATAAAGTTGTGGCCCGCGCCTTCAAGGAATTGTGGCAGTTACTTGATCGCTCGATTCGCAAAGATCCTGGCTACAAAAAGCTGCCACGCCAAGCAAAACGAAAAGTTTAG
- the dnaG gene encoding DNA primase, which produces MDAVEEVKSRLGIEDVIAEYVELKRAGRNYKGLSPFSSEKSPSFVVSPEKQIWHDFSSGKGGDMFSFVMEMEGLNFKETLALLARKAGVDLEQFRGSGNGQNNARRKERLYAASELAAKFYQVQFSRSKIALEYALGKRKFSKETALQWQLGYSPNTGSALCDFLMSKKFTPDEIRDAGLSSANRYGNSGRNSLRDMFRGRLMIPLHDPQGRVIGFTARLLEDNNVSPGAAQSGSYDAPKYINTPQTALYDKSRHVYGLHLAKESIRKTKYVVLVEGNLDVISSHQANVRQVVATAGTAMTEQHLKALSKFTGDIRLSYDQDKAGLNATERAIGVAAKVGVSISMITIPSGKDPDELIKQDPQIWRDVIEKHQYALDWLIDRYQSLLDISSAQGKREFSDVLLPVVRGLQDSVERDHYLQRIAGIIGVSQDALTDKYEQTTRELPVPRKRQTATPAQVDRQTAENFRIQDQLLALALMQPSLRSHLAPITPDMLFSDNARTLLQFLQNHPDFTGKEADRVAELRPIADYAKILSVAYEELYQGIEIVDLQSDATRQQTRLIENYVKTQKLQITDKLATADEAETRHLLGRVRQLDQLLKQVK; this is translated from the coding sequence ATGGATGCAGTCGAGGAAGTCAAGAGTCGTTTGGGCATTGAGGATGTCATTGCTGAATATGTCGAACTCAAACGCGCCGGGCGGAATTACAAGGGTCTGAGCCCGTTCAGCAGCGAAAAGTCACCGAGCTTTGTTGTCAGTCCCGAAAAGCAGATTTGGCATGATTTCTCATCTGGCAAGGGCGGTGATATGTTCAGCTTTGTTATGGAAATGGAAGGGCTCAATTTTAAGGAAACACTAGCGCTGCTGGCCCGCAAAGCGGGAGTGGACCTGGAGCAGTTCCGTGGATCCGGCAACGGCCAGAACAATGCCCGGCGCAAAGAACGGCTGTACGCGGCCAGCGAGCTGGCTGCCAAATTTTATCAGGTGCAGTTCAGTCGCAGCAAAATAGCGCTGGAATATGCCCTCGGTAAACGTAAGTTTAGTAAAGAAACGGCGCTGCAGTGGCAGCTGGGTTATTCGCCAAACACTGGTAGCGCCCTGTGTGATTTTCTCATGTCCAAAAAGTTTACGCCGGATGAGATCCGTGACGCCGGACTCAGCTCCGCCAATCGCTACGGTAATTCGGGCAGAAATAGTCTGCGCGATATGTTCCGCGGCCGGCTGATGATACCGCTGCATGATCCGCAGGGCAGAGTAATCGGCTTCACGGCGCGCTTACTGGAAGATAATAACGTCTCTCCCGGCGCAGCGCAAAGCGGCTCGTACGATGCCCCCAAATACATCAATACGCCGCAAACTGCTCTGTACGACAAAAGCCGACATGTCTACGGGCTGCACCTGGCCAAAGAATCGATCCGCAAAACCAAATACGTAGTGCTAGTCGAAGGGAACCTCGATGTCATCAGCAGTCACCAAGCGAATGTCCGGCAGGTGGTGGCTACAGCAGGGACGGCGATGACTGAACAGCATTTGAAGGCGCTCAGTAAATTTACGGGTGACATCCGGCTGAGCTATGACCAGGACAAGGCCGGACTGAATGCGACCGAGCGCGCCATCGGTGTGGCTGCAAAAGTTGGCGTCTCAATCAGCATGATTACGATTCCTTCTGGCAAGGATCCCGACGAGCTTATCAAACAGGATCCGCAGATCTGGCGTGATGTCATAGAAAAGCATCAGTATGCCCTCGACTGGCTGATTGACCGTTACCAGAGCCTACTCGATATATCGAGTGCGCAGGGCAAGCGTGAATTCAGTGACGTACTGCTGCCGGTGGTGCGAGGGTTGCAGGACAGTGTCGAACGGGATCATTATCTGCAACGGATCGCTGGTATTATTGGTGTCAGTCAGGATGCCCTCACTGATAAATACGAACAGACCACCCGCGAGTTGCCAGTACCGCGCAAGCGCCAAACCGCGACGCCAGCCCAGGTTGACCGTCAAACTGCCGAAAACTTCCGCATCCAAGATCAACTGCTGGCCCTGGCGCTGATGCAGCCATCACTGCGCAGCCATCTGGCGCCGATAACGCCGGACATGCTCTTTAGTGACAATGCCCGGACGCTGCTGCAATTTTTGCAGAACCATCCGGATTTTACCGGCAAAGAGGCTGATAGGGTTGCGGAATTGCGGCCTATCGCGGATTATGCTAAAATATTATCTGTAGCATATGAAGAGCTCTATCAGGGTATTGAGATTGTCGACCTCCAAAGTGATGCGACCCGGCAACAAACCCGGTTGATAGAAAATTATGTAAAAACGCAAAAACTCCAAATAACAGACAAGCTGGCAACTGCCGATGAAGCCGAAACCCGACACCTGCTCGGACGGGTACGGCAGCTCGACCAGCTCCTCAAACAAGTGAAGTGA
- a CDS encoding M15 family metallopeptidase: MNRSVSYIRYISPTNILVSPPDAVWNPEKPGTLSETYQLVKFLKNRGWEWGGDWLPKSGRTDYQHFQKLI, translated from the coding sequence TTGAATAGATCAGTTTCCTACATCCGCTATATAAGTCCTACCAACATCTTGGTCTCTCCGCCGGACGCGGTTTGGAATCCGGAAAAGCCTGGTACGCTCAGCGAGACGTACCAATTGGTAAAATTTTTGAAAAACCGTGGTTGGGAGTGGGGCGGTGACTGGCTTCCAAAAAGTGGCCGCACAGATTATCAGCATTTCCAAAAACTGATCTAA
- a CDS encoding WhiB family transcriptional regulator has translation MTERSVYIQPYEGNDGSDESDWRAYALCAQTDPEAFYPEKGRGSAKAAKAVCKVCTVKEPCLEDALKNGDRFGVYGGLSERERRKLPKDRK, from the coding sequence ATGACTGAACGAAGTGTATACATACAACCTTACGAGGGTAATGATGGCTCTGACGAGAGTGACTGGCGTGCTTATGCCCTCTGCGCCCAAACAGATCCAGAAGCTTTTTATCCTGAAAAAGGAAGAGGGAGCGCAAAAGCGGCAAAAGCAGTCTGTAAGGTATGTACCGTCAAGGAACCATGTTTAGAAGATGCCTTGAAAAATGGAGATCGATTTGGTGTATACGGCGGATTATCTGAGCGTGAGCGCCGCAAGCTGCCTAAAGACCGTAAGTAG
- a CDS encoding NAD(P)H-dependent oxidoreductase yields MKTAIIIGSTREGRLTDRLAKWVASEAAKHGDTEVLDLRDYPMPFFDEAISPRYNPARTPSEAVKKWLDKVAEFDSYVVVTPEYNRGVPAVLKNAIDELGFEIDNKPVALVAHGSSGGAQAVASMRFALPGVGAVTIPQAMYVNGRIGDMFTEEGVFGEADPNNPYGPQGQLVAQMASLKWYSDALATARAAA; encoded by the coding sequence ATGAAAACAGCAATCATTATCGGCAGTACCCGCGAAGGCCGCCTGACTGACCGCCTGGCCAAATGGGTAGCCAGCGAAGCTGCAAAGCACGGTGACACAGAAGTTCTGGATCTGCGTGATTATCCAATGCCGTTTTTCGATGAGGCTATCAGCCCTCGTTATAATCCGGCGCGTACGCCGTCTGAAGCCGTCAAAAAGTGGCTCGATAAAGTTGCTGAGTTTGATAGCTACGTCGTAGTAACGCCCGAGTACAACCGCGGCGTGCCGGCAGTCCTCAAAAATGCTATCGATGAACTTGGATTTGAAATCGATAACAAGCCAGTGGCTCTGGTGGCCCATGGATCATCAGGCGGAGCTCAGGCAGTCGCCAGCATGCGGTTCGCGTTACCAGGGGTCGGTGCAGTTACCATCCCACAAGCGATGTACGTCAATGGCCGTATTGGTGACATGTTCACTGAAGAAGGCGTATTTGGCGAAGCCGATCCAAACAATCCTTACGGACCGCAAGGACAACTGGTGGCCCAAATGGCCAGCCTGAAGTGGTACAGCGACGCGCTTGCTACAGCCCGTGCTGCCGCCTAG
- a CDS encoding AAA family ATPase yields MSMIIIGIAGTNGAGKDTVGRILAEQHGYLFVSVTDVLRAELRRRNLPIDRLHMRDLSAEWRREYGYGVLIDRAVDAYKSAMATGTYNGMAVASLRNPYEVDRVHELQGVVWWVDADARLRFDRIQRNAATRARAGEDEKTFEEFLAEEKAEMYSSGDEATLNMSAVRDKCDVKLQNGGNSLEMLEQEITGMFDDPQIEGAGGLQV; encoded by the coding sequence ATGAGTATGATTATTATTGGAATTGCTGGAACCAACGGTGCCGGCAAGGATACGGTTGGTCGCATCTTGGCTGAACAGCATGGCTACCTTTTTGTGTCAGTCACTGACGTGCTACGGGCCGAGCTGCGGCGCCGAAACTTACCGATCGATCGTTTGCATATGCGTGATCTCAGCGCCGAATGGCGCCGGGAGTATGGCTACGGCGTACTTATCGACCGGGCGGTGGATGCTTATAAATCGGCTATGGCTACCGGTACATACAACGGTATGGCCGTTGCCAGCTTGCGCAATCCTTATGAAGTCGACCGCGTACACGAGCTCCAAGGAGTTGTCTGGTGGGTGGATGCCGACGCCCGGCTGCGCTTTGACCGCATTCAGCGCAATGCCGCCACTAGAGCCCGCGCCGGAGAAGACGAAAAAACTTTTGAAGAATTCCTGGCAGAAGAAAAAGCGGAAATGTACTCCAGTGGCGACGAAGCCACGCTCAATATGTCGGCCGTTCGGGATAAATGTGATGTCAAACTCCAGAATGGTGGCAATTCGCTGGAAATGCTCGAGCAGGAAATTACCGGCATGTTTGATGATCCGCAAATTGAAGGCGCCGGTGGGCTGCAGGTCTAA
- the orn gene encoding oligoribonuclease encodes MSDMSSILPTKLLWVDLEMTGLEVDKDVIIEIAAEVTDFNFKTLASYEALVLQPEAKLTGMNPWAQNQHDASGLTERVRTQGKPEREVIHELIGFIKGQFGDEPAILAGNSIHNDRNFIKRWWPEVDALLHYRMMDVSSLKILMQAKYDVGFEKKETHRAFDDIQASIAELQHYLEWFADQKD; translated from the coding sequence ATGAGTGATATGAGTAGCATACTGCCCACCAAACTGCTGTGGGTGGATCTGGAGATGACCGGCCTTGAAGTCGACAAAGATGTGATCATCGAGATTGCTGCCGAGGTTACGGACTTCAATTTCAAGACACTTGCCAGCTATGAAGCGCTGGTGTTGCAGCCCGAGGCCAAATTAACGGGCATGAATCCGTGGGCCCAAAACCAGCATGATGCCAGCGGCCTGACTGAGCGTGTGCGCACTCAGGGCAAGCCAGAGCGTGAGGTCATTCATGAACTCATCGGCTTTATCAAGGGCCAGTTTGGTGACGAGCCTGCTATCTTGGCAGGGAACTCGATTCATAATGACCGGAATTTTATCAAACGGTGGTGGCCGGAAGTCGACGCACTGCTGCATTACCGCATGATGGATGTGTCGTCGCTGAAAATATTGATGCAGGCCAAATACGACGTTGGCTTCGAAAAGAAAGAAACGCACCGTGCCTTTGATGATATCCAGGCTTCAATTGCCGAATTGCAGCACTATCTGGAGTGGTTCGCTGATCAAAAAGACTAG
- the rpoD gene encoding RNA polymerase sigma factor RpoD translates to MADAPKNDKNEEVNKKNDGKKDKAAKKPAATDKAAATTVEEQKQQLIAKAKKDGHIEQREIFAVIPETPENAEALDALYTELAETNVEVTTTDPDVAAFTDDWVAEAEEEEAEVAGSGSAIVYLDDDVADDSVRLYLREIGKIPLLNAEEELKLAYEIKAGSKKAKDKMAEANMRLVVSIAKRYVGRGLDLLDLIQEGNTGLLRAVEKFDPDKGFKFSTYATWWIRQAITRAIADQARTIRIPVHMVETINKLLRTQRRLTQELNREPSNEEIAKEMEIEVDKVEHIMKIKQDISSLDASIRDDEEDSVLSDFIEDEDTVSPEESATNQLLKEQVKEILSALTEREQKILKLRFGLEDGKQHTLEEVGQEFSVTRERIRQIEAKALAKLRKHKDAKKLHDYIK, encoded by the coding sequence ATGGCAGACGCCCCCAAGAACGACAAGAACGAAGAAGTGAACAAAAAGAACGACGGCAAAAAGGACAAAGCCGCCAAGAAACCAGCTGCAACTGACAAGGCTGCAGCGACAACTGTCGAAGAGCAGAAGCAACAGCTGATTGCCAAAGCCAAAAAAGACGGCCACATTGAGCAGCGCGAAATATTCGCTGTTATACCCGAAACACCAGAAAACGCCGAAGCGCTTGATGCGCTCTATACTGAATTAGCCGAGACAAACGTTGAAGTGACGACAACCGACCCCGATGTTGCCGCCTTTACCGATGACTGGGTCGCCGAAGCCGAAGAGGAGGAAGCGGAAGTCGCCGGCAGTGGCAGTGCTATCGTCTATCTAGACGACGACGTCGCTGACGACTCCGTTCGTCTGTACCTTCGCGAAATTGGTAAAATCCCGCTGCTAAACGCCGAAGAAGAACTCAAGCTGGCCTATGAAATCAAAGCCGGTTCCAAAAAAGCCAAAGACAAGATGGCCGAAGCCAATATGCGACTCGTTGTCTCGATCGCTAAGCGCTACGTCGGTCGCGGTCTTGATCTGCTCGATTTGATTCAGGAAGGCAACACTGGACTGCTGCGTGCCGTTGAAAAATTCGATCCTGACAAGGGGTTCAAATTCTCAACCTATGCAACCTGGTGGATCCGCCAGGCAATTACCCGTGCTATCGCCGACCAGGCGCGTACCATCCGTATTCCTGTCCACATGGTGGAAACCATCAACAAGCTGCTACGTACTCAGCGCCGCCTGACCCAAGAACTCAACCGCGAGCCATCAAACGAAGAAATAGCCAAAGAGATGGAAATCGAAGTCGACAAGGTCGAGCATATTATGAAAATCAAGCAGGATATTTCCAGTCTTGACGCCTCTATTCGTGACGACGAAGAAGATTCCGTTTTATCTGATTTCATCGAAGACGAAGACACGGTGAGTCCCGAGGAATCCGCTACCAATCAGCTGCTGAAAGAGCAGGTGAAGGAGATATTAAGTGCTCTGACAGAGCGCGAGCAGAAAATTTTAAAATTGCGCTTCGGCCTGGAAGACGGCAAACAGCATACTTTGGAAGAAGTAGGCCAGGAATTCAGCGTCACCCGTGAGCGCATCCGTCAGATTGAAGCCAAAGCCCTTGCCAAACTGCGCAAGCACAAAGACGCCAAGAAGCTGCACGACTACATTAAGTAG